Proteins from a genomic interval of Lolium perenne isolate Kyuss_39 chromosome 1, Kyuss_2.0, whole genome shotgun sequence:
- the LOC127319136 gene encoding uncharacterized protein, with the protein MSAPVERSTKERTMEANKRKLRRDEEEDAWMRRLATMRERRKEKMMREKINLEKAGENDSSFVLVPGANLFFTDPKAFFSEIYKDEKPAPNKVEIPTLDRFETPTIFHTRRLLPIREPGSKAVLSAAKSLLGISSSLGGEPLKRCSGFWIDFDEGSKTGTVLTTAHLIHTNDPPDTSSDVWIDEAHYDSKANVTVHLLDGTTAEAQLLYYQPHYDLAVLSVKVDQPVHLPSFNEGVKFSQKVFRLGRDNSLKLRITYGRAAYFNPDMYERYHNMYFDCADHDSDSDDDDDDDHDNEYDDGGIVIDLDGGVVGMVNISSTLGSFIPSSILLKCWASWKSKGRILRPHLGMMFKAIKLLEPAFVDDIWRAYNIDDGLIVQEVSKGSYAEKIGIERGDIIESFNGSCISTTVELENMLMSLSNDSLDSQKCLNNEFHFSVVVFHTLRKQRTTSLLTANVSECGEVIVKGHLVS; encoded by the exons ATGAGTGCGCCCGTGGAGAGGTCCACGAAGGAAAGAACCATGGAGGCGAATAAGAGGAAACTACGGAGGGATGAGGAGGAAGATGCGTGGATGCGGAGATTAGCAACAATGCGAgagaggagaaaggagaagaTGATGAGGGAGAAAATAAATCTAGAGAAAGCGGGAGAAAATGACTCGTCTTTTGTGCTGGTGCCAGGGGCGAACCTTTTTTTCACCGATCCCAAGGCGTTCTTCAGCGAGATTTACAAAGATGAGAAACCAG CCCCCAACAAGGTGGAAATCCCTACTCTTGATCGCTTCGAAACTCCGACCATTTTTCACACCCGGCGGTTGCTCCCCATCCGTGAACCTGGAAGCAAGGCCGTGCTCTCCGCTGCTAAATCTCTACTTGGGATCTCATCCTCTCTCG GTGGCGAGCCGCTCAAACGGTGCTCTGGTTTCTGGATTGACTTCGACGAGGGGAGCAAAACCGGCACTGTGTTGACGACCGCGCATCTGATTCACACAAATGATCCTCCTGACACCAGCAGTGACGTCTGGATAGACGAAGCACATTACGATTCGAAAGCTAAT GTCACCGTTCATTTGCTAGATGGCACCACTGCAGAGGCACAGCTACTCTACTACCAGCCCCATTATGATCTTGCTGTCTTGAGTGTTAAAGTGGATCAACCAGTTCATTTGCCATCTTTTAACGAAGGAGTAAAATTTTCTCAGAAGGTTTTTCGGCTAGGAAGAGACAATTCATTGAAACTAAGGATAACATATGGTCGGGCAGCATATTTTAATCCAGACATGTATGAGCGGTACCACAACATGTACTTTGATTGTGCAGATCATGATAGtgatagtgatgatgatgatgatgatgatcatgataaCGAG TATGACGATGGAGGGATAGTCATTGACTTGGATGGAGGGGTGGTTGGAATGGTCAACATTAGTAGCACATTAGGGTCTTTTATCCCTTCTTCCATTTTGCTCAAGTGTTGGGCTTCATGGAAGAGTAAAGG GAGAATCCTTCGGCCCCACCTAGGAATGATGTTTAAGGCCATCAAGCTTCTAGAACCTGCCTTTGTTGATGATATATGGCGTGCATATAACATTGATGATGGTCTTATTGTTCAAGAG GTGTCGAAAGGATCTTATGCTGAAAAGATTGGCATTGAAAGAGGTGATATTATTGAATCTTTCAATGGAAGCTGTATTTCTACTACAGTTGAG TTGGAAAATATGTTGATGAGTTTATCCAATGACTCTTTGGACAGTCAAAAGTGCCTTAATAATGAATTTCATTTTTCG GTTGTGGTATTTCACACGCTAAGAAAACAACGAACGACATCTTTGTTGACAGCAAATGTATCAGAATGTGGAGAAGTTATAGTAAAAG